One Capsicum annuum cultivar UCD-10X-F1 unplaced genomic scaffold, UCD10Xv1.1 ctg2352, whole genome shotgun sequence DNA segment encodes these proteins:
- the LOC124890733 gene encoding putative glycine-rich cell wall structural protein 1, with protein sequence MTTATATATIGNRQYQQIQRKSSQKPKPSVDRVPGDSGAEMELRLLETEGTGRRLGAAAAGDRAAGAGGAAAGDRASAVGDRIGGWRPSGGWLETEGGGALVPRGGGDGGGGGGGGGGGGGGSGFGTGGRWRRAVGSGDGGWRRRPEVGSGRRRRSAMATGAGDRDGGERERG encoded by the exons atgaccacagcaacagcaacagcaacaataGGCAACAGACAATATCAACAAATCcaacgcaagtcaag CCAGAAACCAAAGCCCAGCGTTGATCGGGTTCCAGGGGATTCCGGTGCTGAGATGGAGTTGCGGCTGCTGGAGACCGAGGGGACTGGTCGTCGTTTGGGTGCTGCGGCTGCTGGCGATCGAGCGGCGGGTGCAGGCGGAGCTGCGGCTGGAGACCGAGCTTCGGCTGTTGGAGACCGAATCGGCGGCTGGAGACCGAGCGGCGGCTGGCTGGAGACCGAGGGGGGGGGGGCTCTGGTGCCTCGCGGGGGGGGggacgggggggggggggggggggggggtgggggcgGAGGGGGGGGGAGCGGCTTTGGGACCGGAGGTCGGTGGCGGAGGGCAGTGGGGAGCGGCGACGGGGGATGGCGCCGGAgaccggaggtcgggtcgggtcggcgccgaaggtcggcGATGGCGACGGGGGCCGGGGACCGGGACggtggagagagagagagagggtag